A stretch of Eubalaena glacialis isolate mEubGla1 chromosome 10, mEubGla1.1.hap2.+ XY, whole genome shotgun sequence DNA encodes these proteins:
- the CNTF gene encoding ciliary neurotrophic factor, whose product MAFTEHSPLTPHRRDLCSRSVWLARKIRSDLTALMESYVKHQGLNENVNLDSVRGVPVASTDRWSELSEAERLQENLQAYRTFHVMLARLLEDQRVHFTPAEDDFHQAIHTILLQVAAFAYQLEELMLLLEHKIPSSEADGMPLIVGDGGLFEKKLWGLKVLQELSQWTVRSVRDLRVISSCQTGIPGHGSHYTAKDKKM is encoded by the exons ATGGCTTTCACAGAGCATTCACCGCTGACCCCTCACCGCCGGGACCTCTGTAGTCGCTCTGTCTGGCTAGCAAGGAAGATCCGTTCCGACCTGACTGCTCTTATGGAATCTTAT GTGAAGCATCAAGGTCTGAACGAGAACGTAAACCTGGACTCTGTGCGTGGTGTGCCAGTGGCAAGCACTGATCGGTGGAGTGAGCTTAGTGAGGCAGAGCGACTCCAAGAGAACCTCCAAGCTTATCGTACCTTCCACGTTATGTTGGCCAGACTGTTAGAAGACCAACGGGTGCATTTTACTCCAGCTGAAGATGACTTCCATCAAGCAATACATACCATTCTCCTCCAAGTCGCTGCCTTTGCTTACCAGCTGGAAGAATTAATGCTGCTCCTGGAACACAAGATCCCTTCCAGTGAGGCTGATGGGATGCCCCTTATTGTTGGAGATGGCGGTCTCTTTGAGAAGAAGCTGTGGGGCCTAAAGGTGCTGCAAGAGCTTTCACAGTGGACAGTGAGGTCCGTCCGTGACCTTCGAGTCATTTCATCTTGTCAAACTGGGATCCCAGGACATGGGAGCCATTATACTGCTAAGGACAAGAAAATGTAG